GGTGCCGAGGCCCTGTTGGTCGGGCGCGCACTGACCGACCGGTGCATTGAGGACGCCGCCCGCGTCGTGTCCGGTGAGCTCGATCCCGAGTCGGACGTGCACGCGTCGGCGGCCTACCGCCGGGCGATGGCGCGGGTGATGGCACGCCGCGCCCTGGCGGCCGCGGCGGCGCGCGCGGCCGCCTCGACTGCTCATGAAGAGGAGCGCGGCTGAAGTGACGGTGCGGGCCGAGGACACCGGCGGCCGGCGACGCCTGGAGTTCGTCCTCAACGGACGCCCGGTCGAGGTATGGGTGGCGCCCCATGAGACGCTGCTCGCGGTCCTCCACGACGCCCTTGGAGCGACCGAGGTGAAGTACGGGTGCGGCGAGGGCGTGTGCGGCACCTGCACGACGCTCCTCGACGGCGCGCCGATCAACGCGTGCCTGCTCCTCGGTCTCCAGGCGCACGGCCGTGCGGTCACGACGGTCCGGGGGCTGCGCGGCGCGGAGGGACGCCATCCTCTCCAGCAGGCCTTCGTGGACCACGAGGCGGCCCAGTGCGGGTTCTGCACCCCCGGCATGCTCCTGGTGGCCTATGTGTTCCTGCGCGACCATCCCGCGCCGACGCGCCGGCAGATTCGGGCCGCGCTCGCGGGCAACCTGTGCCGGTGCACCGGGTACACGCGCATCGTGGATGCGGTGGAAGCGTGCGCGGCGGCCCCCCGCGCGAGCCGGGAGGCGACGTAGCATGGGCATCGT
This portion of the bacterium genome encodes:
- a CDS encoding (2Fe-2S)-binding protein; this encodes MTVRAEDTGGRRRLEFVLNGRPVEVWVAPHETLLAVLHDALGATEVKYGCGEGVCGTCTTLLDGAPINACLLLGLQAHGRAVTTVRGLRGAEGRHPLQQAFVDHEAAQCGFCTPGMLLVAYVFLRDHPAPTRRQIRAALAGNLCRCTGYTRIVDAVEACAAAPRASREAT